The Halogranum gelatinilyticum genome includes a window with the following:
- a CDS encoding aldo/keto reductase, with the protein MEQMPRLGLGTYQNTDREQCIESVRTAIEMGYRNIDTAQMYDNEAYVGEGIARALDEMDGDREDLFVATKLDTDNTGYDDVVETTKESLDRLGLDSVDLMYVHWPLDAYDAEETLPALDEVVDEGLVDHIGLSNFRPDQLDEAREILDAPLFAHQVEMHPLLPQEELVSYAQEHDHTLVAYSPVARGEVADNETIADIADAHDASPYQVSLAWLLSKDNVAAIPKATSEAHIRDNFEALALELSDEDLAAIDAIDDRNRLVDFDEAPWNQV; encoded by the coding sequence ATGGAACAGATGCCACGACTCGGTCTCGGGACGTACCAGAACACCGACCGCGAGCAGTGTATCGAGAGCGTCCGGACGGCCATCGAGATGGGCTACCGCAACATCGACACGGCCCAGATGTACGACAACGAGGCGTACGTCGGCGAGGGAATCGCCCGCGCGCTCGACGAGATGGACGGCGACCGCGAGGACCTCTTCGTCGCAACGAAACTCGACACCGACAACACGGGCTACGACGACGTCGTCGAGACGACGAAGGAGAGCCTCGACCGCCTCGGGCTGGACTCCGTCGACCTCATGTACGTCCACTGGCCGCTGGACGCCTACGACGCCGAGGAGACGCTGCCCGCGCTCGACGAGGTCGTCGACGAAGGACTCGTCGACCACATCGGCCTCTCGAACTTCCGCCCCGACCAGCTCGACGAGGCGCGCGAGATTCTGGACGCGCCGCTGTTCGCCCACCAGGTCGAGATGCATCCGCTGCTCCCGCAGGAGGAACTCGTCAGCTACGCGCAGGAACACGACCACACGCTCGTCGCCTACTCGCCCGTCGCCCGCGGCGAAGTCGCCGACAACGAGACCATCGCCGACATCGCCGACGCCCACGACGCCTCGCCGTACCAGGTGAGCCTCGCGTGGCTGCTCTCGAAGGACAACGTCGCCGCCATCCCGAAGGCCACGAGCGAGGCCCACATCCGCGACAACTTCGAGGCACTGGCGCTCGAACTGTCCGACGAGGACCTCGCGGCCATCGACGCCATCGACGACCGGAACCGCCTCGTCGACTTCGACGAAGCACCCTGGAACCAGGTCTAA
- a CDS encoding ubiquitin-like small modifier protein 1 codes for MEWKLFADLAELAGDRHVAVDVDAGDTVGDALDALLADHPALEERVLDDDGELRDHINVLCNGENVFIEDGLATVLEAGDELALFPPVSGG; via the coding sequence ATGGAGTGGAAGCTGTTTGCGGACCTCGCAGAACTCGCGGGCGACCGCCACGTCGCCGTCGATGTCGACGCCGGCGACACCGTCGGCGACGCCCTCGACGCACTGCTCGCGGACCACCCGGCGCTCGAAGAGCGCGTCCTCGACGACGACGGCGAACTCCGAGACCACATCAACGTCCTCTGTAACGGCGAGAACGTCTTCATCGAAGACGGACTGGCGACGGTGCTCGAAGCCGGTGACGAACTCGCGCTGTTCCCGCCGGTGAGCGGCGGTTGA
- a CDS encoding cytochrome B, which translates to MSDNDDKYPTESGRRRFVKGVVGGAALAGVGTTGAAGINLATTSSGAGGGSTQAMAIENTAGPAPRGMPQIPIEIDSEGYIKGVWPEVGEQTEAGVTIQIAETPDYGGSGVTYSSEWFQYCGVESYAGIQPDYESENYFRSGANPAYTWQQDTYSEGDRLHVDDFSDYREWGNGIGDAGVGKPATGTWRSQDADDVIPIQVVRSERIEEAAQDDPWLQASTDQGFIAWLNKCTHFCCVPGYKQASDAARFGAENGVYCQCHQSVYDPFSIVETLFVARPRPAE; encoded by the coding sequence ATGAGCGACAACGACGACAAGTACCCGACCGAGTCCGGTCGGCGGCGGTTCGTCAAGGGCGTCGTCGGGGGGGCGGCGCTTGCTGGTGTCGGCACGACCGGCGCTGCTGGCATCAACCTCGCGACCACGTCCTCCGGTGCCGGTGGCGGGTCCACCCAGGCGATGGCCATCGAGAACACCGCCGGTCCCGCGCCGCGCGGGATGCCCCAGATCCCCATCGAGATCGACTCCGAGGGCTACATCAAGGGCGTCTGGCCCGAGGTCGGCGAGCAGACGGAGGCCGGTGTGACCATCCAGATCGCCGAGACGCCCGACTACGGCGGCAGCGGCGTCACCTACTCCTCGGAGTGGTTCCAGTACTGCGGGGTCGAGTCCTACGCGGGCATCCAGCCCGACTACGAGAGCGAGAACTACTTCCGCTCGGGCGCGAACCCGGCCTACACCTGGCAGCAGGACACCTACAGCGAGGGTGACCGCCTCCACGTCGACGACTTCTCGGACTACCGCGAGTGGGGTAACGGCATCGGCGACGCAGGCGTCGGGAAGCCCGCGACGGGCACCTGGCGGTCGCAGGACGCCGACGACGTCATCCCGATCCAGGTCGTCCGCAGCGAGCGCATCGAAGAGGCCGCACAGGACGACCCGTGGCTCCAGGCCTCGACCGACCAGGGCTTCATCGCCTGGCTGAACAAGTGTACGCACTTCTGCTGTGTCCCCGGCTACAAGCAGGCCTCCGACGCCGCCCGGTTCGGCGCGGAGAACGGGGTCTACTGCCAGTGCCACCAGTCGGTCTACGACCCGTTCAGCATCGTCGAGACGCTGTTCGTCGCCCGCCCGCGTCCGGCCGAGTAA
- a CDS encoding saccharopine dehydrogenase family protein has product MAEVLIYGSYGYTGEHIARTAVDRGWTPVLAGRTEAKVTELADELGLRSRVFDVEDAADQLRDVDVLLNCAGPFARTAEPLARACIETGTDYLDITGEIGVFERLHRMNDAAAEAGVTLMPGVGFDVVPTDCLAAHLHDRLPEATSLALGFDAVGSFSPGTLKTAIEGLGEGGVVRREGRLKQVPAAWKSRNVDFGRGRKTATTVPWGDVATAYYTTGIPTVEVYTPLPRAARLLLRADRVLGGLLERDAVQSVLKRLVDKRVEGPDDEELEEGFVWVWGEATDGRDTVTSRLRTPHTYKLTVETALLTTERVGDGDAPVGYQTPAGAFGPELILDVPGVQRLDD; this is encoded by the coding sequence ATGGCTGAGGTCCTCATCTACGGCTCGTACGGCTACACCGGCGAGCACATCGCACGGACGGCGGTCGACCGCGGCTGGACGCCGGTGCTCGCGGGGCGCACGGAGGCGAAGGTGACCGAACTGGCCGACGAACTCGGCCTGCGAAGCCGCGTGTTCGACGTCGAGGACGCTGCCGACCAGCTCCGAGACGTCGACGTCCTGCTCAACTGTGCCGGGCCGTTCGCCCGGACGGCCGAGCCGCTGGCACGCGCGTGCATCGAGACCGGGACCGACTATCTCGACATCACGGGTGAGATCGGCGTCTTCGAGCGACTGCACCGGATGAACGACGCGGCAGCCGAGGCCGGGGTGACGCTCATGCCCGGCGTCGGCTTCGACGTCGTCCCGACCGACTGTCTCGCCGCGCATCTCCACGACAGACTGCCGGAGGCGACGTCGCTCGCGCTCGGTTTCGACGCCGTCGGCTCCTTCTCGCCGGGGACGCTGAAGACGGCCATCGAGGGACTCGGCGAGGGTGGCGTGGTCCGGCGAGAGGGGCGGCTCAAGCAGGTCCCCGCGGCGTGGAAATCCCGAAACGTCGACTTCGGCCGCGGCCGGAAGACGGCGACGACGGTCCCGTGGGGCGACGTCGCGACGGCCTACTACACGACCGGCATCCCGACCGTGGAGGTCTACACGCCGCTCCCGCGGGCAGCGCGGCTCCTCCTCCGGGCCGACCGCGTGCTGGGCGGGCTGCTCGAACGCGACGCCGTCCAGTCGGTGCTCAAACGGCTGGTCGACAAGCGCGTCGAGGGGCCCGACGACGAAGAGTTGGAGGAGGGCTTCGTCTGGGTCTGGGGCGAGGCGACCGACGGCCGCGACACGGTCACCAGCCGCCTGCGGACGCCGCACACCTACAAGCTGACCGTCGAGACGGCCCTGCTCACGACCGAGCGCGTCGGCGACGGCGACGCCCCGGTCGGCTACCAGACGCCAGCGGGTGCGTTCGGCCCGGAGCTGATTCTCGACGTCCCGGGCGTCCAGCGTCTCGACGACTGA
- the ppc gene encoding phosphoenolpyruvate carboxylase, whose translation MSLHNRTVRQDVRELGALLGNVLEAQTSTDAFETVEELRTAAIAYRDGSEPSRQPLHDIYDELDPESESVVARAFTTYFELINLAEERERVRAVRKGSQEGELEDSLDETIATLSSGDADSETVQQVLDDVLIEPTFTAHPTEARRKTVKAKLRSIADDLEALDERRTTEQEADQLWDRVDAEVTSLWQTPQVRNRRPEPTDEARNVQWYLENTLFDVVGEVYSELEETVSEAYPDVDVPKLFEFRSWAGSDRDGNPFVTPEVTTETLERQRSVVLAKYRTALKRLSGVLSQDGNRIDVGEAFEESLAADRERLPVVADETEERYPDEPYRQKLKLMRERLDRVEDVRPGGYENHDELIDDLEAIATSLERNGAGKVVETFVQPLLRQVDTFGFSLASLDLRDHREMHTGAIHEALEAEGFDYQAMDEDERVELLTDAILQDEPVLDLSEPGDVSDDAERVLRRFDKLADWQREYGVGAIDTYAISMTEEPSHVLEVLFLADQAGVISLPDHCGLDIVPLLETESALNGARRIMGTLFENEAYEQALAARNDVQEIMLGYSDSNKENGVLAANWDLYKNQRRLADITDDFDVTMRLFHGRGGSISRGGGPMNQAMLALPNETVTGQIKFTEQGEAIAEKYANRRIAERNLEQMLDAQIRSRHNAMLEPEEDVPEEWVDAMDLMCDAARAEYRDLLNTDGFVSYFEQATPITVIEDLNLGSRPASRSGERTVEDLRAIPWVFSWTQSRCILPGWYSLASGLQDYLDDGGDRETLKEMYESWPFFRTTLDNAALSLARTDLEIAAEYADLAEADLREQFFPRVTDEYQNGVDLVLDISERDKLLKREWLGESLKRRNPYVDPLNFLQTHLLKQTHRTPEEEKTLRLTVKGIAAGMKNTG comes from the coding sequence ATGAGCCTCCACAACCGGACGGTCAGACAAGACGTCCGCGAGCTGGGCGCGCTACTGGGGAACGTGCTCGAAGCGCAGACGTCGACCGACGCCTTCGAGACTGTCGAGGAACTGCGGACGGCCGCCATCGCCTACCGCGATGGCTCCGAGCCGTCACGACAGCCGTTACACGACATCTACGACGAACTCGACCCCGAGAGCGAGAGTGTCGTTGCACGCGCGTTCACCACGTATTTCGAACTCATCAACCTCGCCGAGGAACGTGAGCGTGTCCGGGCAGTCCGGAAAGGCTCGCAAGAGGGTGAACTCGAAGACAGCCTCGACGAGACCATCGCCACCCTGTCGTCGGGTGACGCCGACAGCGAGACAGTCCAGCAGGTGCTCGACGACGTGCTCATCGAGCCGACCTTCACCGCGCATCCGACTGAGGCACGCCGCAAGACGGTCAAAGCCAAGCTCCGCTCTATCGCCGACGACCTCGAAGCGCTCGACGAGCGGCGGACGACCGAACAGGAGGCCGACCAGCTGTGGGACCGCGTCGACGCCGAGGTCACGAGCCTCTGGCAGACGCCGCAGGTCCGCAACCGACGGCCCGAGCCGACCGACGAGGCGCGCAACGTCCAGTGGTATCTGGAGAACACACTGTTCGACGTCGTCGGCGAGGTCTACAGCGAACTGGAAGAGACCGTCTCGGAGGCCTATCCGGACGTCGACGTGCCGAAGCTGTTCGAGTTCCGCTCGTGGGCCGGCAGCGACCGCGACGGCAACCCCTTCGTCACGCCCGAGGTGACGACCGAGACGCTCGAACGACAGCGGTCGGTCGTCCTCGCCAAGTACCGCACCGCCCTCAAGCGACTCTCGGGCGTCCTGAGCCAGGACGGCAACCGTATCGACGTCGGCGAGGCGTTCGAGGAGTCGCTGGCGGCGGACCGCGAGCGGCTCCCCGTCGTCGCCGACGAGACCGAGGAACGCTACCCCGACGAGCCGTACCGCCAGAAGCTGAAGCTGATGCGCGAACGGCTCGACCGCGTCGAGGACGTCCGCCCCGGCGGCTACGAGAACCACGATGAACTCATCGACGACCTCGAAGCCATCGCGACGAGCCTCGAACGCAACGGCGCGGGCAAGGTCGTCGAGACCTTCGTCCAGCCGCTGCTTCGACAGGTCGACACCTTCGGCTTCTCGCTTGCCAGCCTCGACCTCCGCGACCACCGCGAGATGCACACCGGCGCGATTCACGAGGCACTCGAAGCCGAGGGCTTCGACTACCAGGCCATGGACGAAGACGAGCGCGTCGAACTGCTGACGGACGCCATCCTGCAGGACGAGCCGGTGCTCGACCTGAGCGAACCGGGCGACGTCTCCGACGACGCCGAGCGCGTCCTGCGACGGTTCGACAAGCTCGCCGACTGGCAGCGCGAGTACGGCGTCGGTGCCATCGACACCTACGCCATCTCGATGACCGAGGAGCCGAGTCACGTCCTCGAAGTCCTGTTCCTCGCGGACCAGGCGGGCGTCATCTCGCTCCCGGACCACTGCGGACTCGACATCGTCCCGCTCTTGGAGACCGAATCCGCCCTCAACGGCGCGCGGCGCATCATGGGCACGCTGTTCGAGAACGAGGCCTACGAGCAGGCACTCGCCGCCCGCAACGACGTCCAGGAGATCATGCTCGGCTACTCCGACTCCAACAAGGAGAACGGGGTGCTCGCGGCCAACTGGGACCTCTACAAGAACCAGCGTAGATTGGCGGACATCACCGACGACTTCGACGTGACGATGCGGCTGTTCCACGGCCGCGGCGGCTCCATCTCCCGCGGTGGCGGGCCGATGAACCAGGCGATGCTCGCGCTGCCGAACGAGACGGTCACGGGCCAGATCAAGTTCACCGAGCAGGGTGAGGCCATCGCCGAGAAGTACGCCAACCGACGCATCGCCGAGCGCAACCTCGAACAGATGCTCGACGCGCAGATCCGCTCGCGGCACAACGCCATGCTCGAACCCGAAGAGGACGTGCCCGAGGAGTGGGTCGACGCGATGGACCTCATGTGCGACGCCGCGCGGGCGGAGTATCGCGACCTGCTCAACACCGACGGCTTCGTCTCCTACTTCGAGCAGGCGACGCCCATCACGGTCATCGAGGACCTCAACCTCGGCTCGCGGCCCGCCTCCCGAAGCGGCGAACGGACCGTCGAAGACCTCCGTGCCATCCCGTGGGTGTTCTCGTGGACCCAGTCGCGGTGTATCCTCCCCGGCTGGTACTCGCTGGCCTCGGGGCTGCAGGATTACCTCGACGACGGCGGCGACCGCGAGACGCTGAAGGAGATGTACGAGTCGTGGCCGTTCTTCCGGACGACGCTCGACAACGCGGCACTGTCGCTGGCGCGGACGGACCTCGAGATCGCCGCGGAGTACGCCGACCTCGCCGAGGCGGACCTCCGCGAGCAGTTCTTCCCGCGCGTCACCGACGAGTACCAGAACGGCGTCGACCTCGTGCTCGACATCTCCGAGCGCGACAAGCTCCTGAAGCGCGAGTGGCTCGGTGAGAGTCTCAAGCGTCGCAACCCCTACGTCGACCCGCTGAACTTCCTGCAGACGCATCTCCTGAAGCAGACCCACCGCACGCCCGAGGAGGAGAAGACCCTCCGTCTGACGGTGAAGGGGATCGCGGCCGGGATGAAGAACACCGGATAG
- a CDS encoding potassium channel family protein, translating to MAALPVEILYGIYLGVLAGIIPAVIAGGLGFIFKYFTDVTIPGFGVVVLALAIAGVNGGLLALNDQTVLNSEHNVAIVVAIIVVLMITLYAHAQGDKLGAALPKRLTLKKITERTLSTDVVDIVGGRGQVRVTATGEVADIEGYPPMPAELRAELQDGEWTFPADVPLTELETRLADRLKTDHDLAEVSVRLDERARATIAAAPPVGGLSKRVPTGKRAVSVGALVPTGLARGDVVDLVTPDGVVSGTVLSAKSTEKAEKKEKAAATDGGTDSATVEPPTPTSVTAGGEGRVTVAVDRTAAATLLATSSAQVVVQARGTLREFELTSLLRRAGRRFRRVSVKAGGPLDGTTIGEASVRDTYEVGILAVRHDGWQFAPRGSTALSAGDELYVVGTRDALDRFAEVAV from the coding sequence ATACTTCACCGACGTCACCATCCCCGGGTTCGGTGTCGTCGTCCTCGCACTCGCGATTGCGGGTGTCAACGGCGGCCTGCTCGCGCTGAACGACCAGACGGTCCTCAACTCCGAGCACAACGTCGCCATCGTCGTCGCCATCATCGTCGTCCTGATGATCACGCTCTACGCGCACGCACAGGGTGACAAACTGGGCGCGGCACTACCGAAACGGCTCACGCTCAAGAAGATCACCGAACGGACCCTCTCGACGGACGTCGTCGACATCGTCGGCGGCCGCGGGCAGGTCCGCGTCACCGCCACCGGCGAGGTCGCCGACATCGAGGGCTATCCGCCGATGCCCGCGGAACTCCGCGCCGAACTGCAGGACGGCGAGTGGACCTTCCCGGCCGACGTCCCGCTGACCGAACTGGAGACCCGACTCGCCGACCGGCTGAAGACGGACCACGACCTCGCGGAGGTCTCCGTCCGCCTCGACGAGCGGGCGCGGGCGACCATCGCCGCCGCTCCGCCGGTCGGTGGGCTCTCGAAACGCGTCCCGACCGGCAAGCGCGCCGTCTCGGTCGGCGCGCTCGTGCCGACGGGGCTGGCCCGCGGCGACGTCGTCGACCTCGTCACGCCCGACGGCGTCGTCTCGGGGACGGTCCTCAGCGCGAAGTCGACCGAGAAGGCCGAGAAGAAGGAGAAGGCAGCCGCGACCGACGGCGGCACCGACTCGGCGACCGTCGAGCCGCCCACACCGACGTCGGTGACGGCGGGTGGTGAGGGGCGGGTGACCGTCGCCGTCGACCGCACCGCCGCGGCGACGCTCCTGGCCACCTCCTCGGCACAGGTCGTCGTGCAGGCCCGCGGGACGCTCCGGGAGTTCGAACTCACGTCGCTGCTCCGGCGTGCCGGGCGGCGGTTCCGCCGCGTGTCCGTCAAGGCCGGCGGCCCGCTCGACGGGACGACCATCGGCGAGGCGAGCGTCCGCGACACCTACGAGGTGGGTATCCTCGCGGTCAGACACGACGGCTGGCAGTTCGCCCCGCGCGGGTCGACCGCGCTGTCGGCCGGAGACGAACTGTACGTCGTCGGGACGCGCGACGCGCTCGACCGGTTCGCGGAGGTGGCGGTATGA
- a CDS encoding cation:proton antiporter regulatory subunit, which translates to MSLLQTAVPIAQVVGSALGVVGVLLGYALAAAVAAGIVSLVFRWYFKEPASKGVAALIGVAVVVAALNFSELSSVIAGTEATIFELETVLTNVAAIGVAIGASLVGQRVGDAAATNVFAITGVKELEGEVSKVVRSVGRVSAVTLPDEIDDMDEHDTVSVEKKDEMAGKTLLFPRKLTVDELRDRLTTRLKDDYSVGYVDVELDADGEVTYLAVGSRMAGIGPTLTPGGAAVAVKADPANSASPGDVVQVWTDAETPERVLTAELRATAGDVATLAVDAADAAKLDPTKTYRLVTLPAEPQTDREFASLLRAAEETMGVVTVREGSPLVGKTLGDVKQTVAAVRSDGKTVEAMPPRSRELAAGDTLYVVARPEGLRKLEAEAQAQPSSAAVGE; encoded by the coding sequence ATGAGCCTCCTTCAGACCGCCGTCCCCATCGCGCAGGTCGTCGGCTCCGCGCTCGGCGTCGTCGGCGTGCTCCTCGGCTACGCGCTCGCCGCCGCGGTGGCCGCCGGGATCGTCTCGCTCGTCTTCCGCTGGTACTTCAAGGAACCCGCCTCCAAGGGCGTCGCCGCGCTCATCGGCGTGGCGGTCGTCGTCGCCGCGCTGAACTTCTCGGAGCTCAGCAGCGTCATCGCGGGCACCGAGGCGACCATCTTCGAGTTGGAGACCGTCCTCACGAACGTCGCCGCCATCGGCGTCGCTATCGGTGCCTCGCTCGTCGGCCAGCGCGTCGGCGACGCCGCCGCCACGAACGTCTTCGCCATCACCGGCGTGAAGGAACTCGAAGGCGAGGTCAGCAAGGTCGTCCGGTCGGTCGGCCGCGTCTCGGCCGTCACGCTCCCCGACGAGATCGACGACATGGACGAACACGACACCGTCTCCGTCGAGAAGAAAGACGAGATGGCGGGCAAGACGCTGCTGTTCCCGCGGAAGCTGACCGTCGACGAACTCCGCGACAGACTCACCACGCGGCTCAAAGACGACTACAGCGTCGGCTACGTCGACGTCGAACTCGACGCCGACGGCGAGGTAACGTATCTCGCCGTCGGCAGCCGGATGGCCGGTATCGGGCCGACGCTCACCCCCGGCGGGGCCGCCGTCGCCGTCAAGGCGGACCCGGCCAACAGCGCGAGTCCGGGCGACGTCGTGCAGGTGTGGACCGACGCGGAGACACCGGAACGGGTCCTCACCGCCGAGTTGCGGGCGACCGCTGGCGACGTGGCCACGCTCGCGGTCGACGCGGCCGACGCCGCGAAACTCGACCCCACGAAGACCTACCGACTGGTGACACTCCCCGCCGAACCGCAGACCGACCGCGAGTTCGCCTCGCTGCTCCGGGCCGCCGAGGAGACGATGGGCGTCGTGACCGTCCGCGAGGGCAGTCCGCTCGTCGGCAAGACGCTCGGCGACGTGAAACAGACCGTCGCCGCGGTGCGGTCCGACGGCAAGACCGTCGAAGCGATGCCCCCGCGGAGTCGCGAACTCGCCGCGGGCGACACGCTCTACGTCGTCGCCCGGCCGGAAGGGCTCCGCAAACTCGAAGCCGAGGCACAGGCGCAACCCTCTTCAGCCGCGGTGGGGGAGTGA
- a CDS encoding PHP domain-containing protein, which produces MDGREILRRRLPDETPPPSRGDTPNHTGDSFYLLPGEPPAVTHSHDYHVHSNYSDGRFLFQMARAAEKAGLDGIGFADHCNVSAREEMQETKRHLGFNLDQTYERRRQALDNLNERFDVTLYDAVEMDYDPQDEAEIAAFLDEADFDYSIGSVHHLEDVNVHFQGYFAKKDEDERRALADDYYDKLVALVESELFDIAAHVDLLERNPVLRGYATEEHYERVAKAFQNSRTIPEINGGRILRDYAEYHPAPSFREVLDAHDVPFTVGSDSHEPETLREVTPVLREFFEESGRDPVRIVE; this is translated from the coding sequence ATGGACGGGCGTGAAATTCTCCGGCGTCGGTTGCCGGACGAGACTCCGCCCCCGTCTCGGGGCGACACGCCGAACCACACCGGCGACAGCTTCTACCTCCTCCCCGGCGAACCTCCGGCAGTGACCCACAGCCACGACTACCACGTCCACTCGAACTACTCGGACGGTCGGTTCCTCTTCCAGATGGCTCGCGCGGCCGAGAAGGCCGGGCTGGACGGCATCGGCTTCGCCGACCACTGCAACGTCTCCGCACGCGAGGAGATGCAGGAGACGAAACGCCATCTCGGATTCAACCTCGATCAGACATACGAGCGACGCCGACAGGCACTCGACAATCTCAACGAGCGGTTCGACGTGACGCTCTACGACGCCGTCGAGATGGACTACGACCCGCAGGACGAAGCCGAGATCGCCGCGTTCCTCGACGAGGCCGACTTCGACTATTCGATTGGAAGCGTCCACCATCTCGAAGACGTCAACGTCCACTTTCAGGGCTATTTCGCGAAGAAAGACGAGGACGAACGGCGCGCGCTGGCCGACGACTACTACGACAAACTCGTCGCGCTCGTCGAGTCGGAGCTGTTCGACATCGCCGCCCACGTCGATCTGCTCGAACGCAACCCCGTCCTCCGAGGGTACGCGACCGAGGAGCACTACGAGCGCGTCGCGAAGGCCTTCCAGAACTCGCGGACGATCCCCGAGATCAACGGCGGCCGTATCCTGCGGGACTACGCGGAGTACCATCCCGCGCCGTCGTTCCGCGAGGTGCTCGACGCTCACGACGTTCCCTTCACCGTCGGCTCGGACTCCCACGAGCCCGAGACGCTCCGAGAAGTGACGCCGGTGCTCAGAGAGTTCTTCGAGGAGAGCGGCCGCGATCCCGTCCGAATCGTCGAGTGA
- a CDS encoding DUF502 domain-containing protein produces MAKTPAGRGLTGNLRHWLVTGLALTVPLIVTLFILGIALNFLSNALDPTVWLVRYLPGVSPIVEGILIEAVMFLFLLVIILGVGLTADVTETNHAQTFHTAVEAVPGVGELYRSFRRMSDVVLDDETETFQEVKLVEFPHEGSYSLAFVTADTPGTIHDAVGEMDMQTLFVPLAPNPVMGGFLVHFSTEQIYDVDMTVEEAIQALVTSGVSVEVAGRDRDRPMSMDELGEMNMDPVDETFDADDPDRPG; encoded by the coding sequence ATGGCAAAGACACCGGCCGGTCGGGGGCTCACGGGTAACCTCCGTCACTGGCTCGTCACCGGGCTCGCGCTGACGGTCCCACTCATCGTGACGCTCTTCATCCTCGGCATCGCGCTGAACTTTCTCTCGAACGCGTTGGACCCGACCGTCTGGCTGGTCCGGTATCTTCCCGGCGTCTCGCCCATCGTCGAAGGTATCCTCATCGAAGCGGTGATGTTTCTGTTCTTGCTCGTCATCATCCTCGGCGTCGGGCTGACCGCCGATGTGACCGAAACGAACCACGCCCAGACCTTTCACACCGCGGTCGAGGCGGTCCCCGGCGTCGGCGAACTGTACCGGAGTTTCCGCCGGATGAGCGACGTCGTTCTCGACGACGAGACCGAGACCTTCCAAGAAGTCAAGCTCGTCGAGTTCCCCCACGAGGGGTCGTATTCGCTGGCGTTCGTCACGGCCGACACGCCGGGGACGATTCACGACGCCGTCGGCGAAATGGATATGCAGACGCTGTTCGTCCCGCTCGCGCCCAACCCCGTCATGGGCGGCTTTCTCGTCCACTTCTCGACTGAGCAGATCTACGACGTCGACATGACCGTCGAGGAGGCTATCCAGGCACTCGTCACGAGCGGCGTGTCGGTCGAAGTCGCCGGCCGCGACCGCGACCGGCCGATGTCGATGGACGAACTCGGCGAGATGAACATGGACCCCGTCGACGAGACGTTCGACGCTGACGACCCGGACCGGCCGGGATAG